One Bythopirellula goksoeyrii genomic window, AGTCAATGCTTTCACATTCAGTATGATTCCTACTGCAATGTGATCGACATTGCCGTAAAATAAACGGTATACCACAATCGCGGTTGTTATCTGCTCGGCGAAATGCCGTGCGCCCTAAGGAATCCTGATCATGGCGAAACTGGCTACTTGCCCTGGCTGCACGACTCAACTTGCATTGCCAGAAGAAGCAACGCTCAGCGACGAAGCCCGCTGTCCGCGATGCGGGGATGAGTTTCCCTTGATGGAAGTAGTACAGTTTTCCATTCCAACCGCCGAACTGATTCCAGCCAGTGAGCGAAGCCCTTCGAGTGAGATTGCCGAATGGGCAGCGAAAACCATGGAGCTAGGTCTGGATCAGGATAACCAGTCGGTGGAAGAAACGATTGACGCAGCTGGATCCGGAGATGGCGAAATTGAACCTCCCGCGTCCGAGGTTCCCGATGCCAACCTAACAACGACTCTTTCCGATTGGGAAGCCCGGCTCAAGCGTGCCATCTCCGATACAGAGTCGGCAGAAGCAGATGATCCTGCGAGCGAAAGTGATGACCAGGCGTCATCTGTGGAGCCTCTTCAAACAGAGACGAAGCTGAGTGACACCCTCAAGGATTTCTCATTTCCCCACGAAGATCTTGAGCCTGTTAGCCGCGACGCGCCGCTGAGTCCTGCTCAGCAAAGTGGAGCGCGCGATGCCCCGGAACCATCTTCCGCTTCTTGGGCAGAAGTGGAAGCCGATGAGTTCGAGTTCGATTCGGCCGAGCCGACGGTCAAGACGATGGCGGATTCGACGATTGCCAACTATGCTGTTCCCTCTGAGCCGGAGGTAGAAATCGCCATATCGAACTCGACGGAGCCTCGCAAGAAGAATTCCCGCAGCTTTGTACGTACTCTGCTTAGCGCAAGTTTAGGAGTCATTGGCATACCATTGGGACTCTATGCACTGCTGTGGATCAAGGGCCCAGCGGCCGATGTAGCCCACTTGGCCGACTATCTGCCTAGTTTCATGTTGCCAGCTTCAATGCAATCAACGGTGCCTCACTCGGAACAGAACGCAACCGCGTTGGCTCTTGAGGAATCGGTTCCCTTGCCATCTGGGGATAACCATGCATTGCCACCAATAGTAGCCGACCCTGAAGTCCAGCCCGCTGCGGCAGAAGCACCAGTTTACAATGGACCTCGATTTGAATTGGTTGAAAGCGAAGACTTCAGCCAATTGATGACTGCCGCCGCTCAAGCCGCGCCCGAGTTAACTACTGGAACTCTCGCCGAGGATGCGAACAACAGACGAAAAGGGAATGCCTATATGGCACTCTGCCGGTTGGCCGACAAGTGTTCGTTCATGAATCAACCCGGGCTCTCCGATATGGACGCCGATCATGCTACAGAGGCGCAGGAGTTGCTAGAATCGGTCCTTTCCGATTCCGAAGTTCTGGTGGACTTATCGCATATAGCGGGAACTTGGTGGAAATTCAAGGCGCGCCCTTCGTCAGGAATAGTATTTACGGGACGTGTTGAGCATGTCGAAAATACGCCGATCGGAGCGCTCGCTGAGGTCCAATTGGGAGAAACGGGAGCGGTCGTCCCCGTTCTCGTGGGCGGGCAGGCACCGCACCTTGGCGGCCAAATTGGCGTCGTCGGCAGCATCGTGAATGATCCTTCCTCCAGTATTCCCGCCCTCTCAGAGCTTTCAGAACCTATCGTGGTGGCTCATTTCTCAGTTCCCCTCGCTGGAACTTTCGCCAGCGATGCGTTTCCAACCGAGGCAAATTAGCCGGGTAGAACCACTCCAACCAGATTGGTAGACGTTTTCCCGTTGGCTAAAATGGGAAAGCTACACAGTATGCTACTATTGAGTTCCGGGGATTTATGCCACAATCGGCCAAACCGCAGTGTAAATCGCAAGACCACTGTGGCTGGTAAAGAAACCATTTCACCTAGAAGCCCGCACCTTGAGTCGCCATGAAAGTTGCTGTTCTCCGAGAAACCTGTCCTGGTGAAAATCGTGTAGCGCTAGTTCCTGACCTGCTTCCTCCACTCACAAAGGCGGGATGGCAGGTACTCGTGGAAGCGGGGGCAGGCGTAGCTGCTGGTTTCACCGACTCCGCCTACCAAGCAAAGGGTGCAGAGATCGTAGCCGACCGTCAGGCAGCCTTTGCCCAGACTGATGTGGTTTTGCAGGTTCGCTGCTTGGGGGCGAATCCTGAGGCTGGTCGAGCTGACTTGGATTTAATTCGTCGGGGGCAGGTGCTCATCGGCACTTGCGATCCGCTTGGCAATCCCCAAGCGATTCAAGAACTTGCCGAGCGCGGTGCCGTTCTATTTGCCATGGAGTTGATCCCCCGCATTACGCGGGCGCAGAGTATGGATGTGCTCTCGTCGATGGCTACCATCGCGGGATACAAAGCGGTGATCCAGGCAGCCGACCACTTGCCAAAAATGTTCCCCATGCTCATGACTGCTGCAGGTACATTGGTTGCATCTAAGGTGCTGGTCATTGGTGCCGGTGTGGCGGGACTGCAAGCAATCGCCTCGGCCCGTCGCTTGGGTGCCATTGTGCAAGCCTACGACGTGCGGCCCGTGGTGAAGGAACAAATCGAGAGTTTGGGTGCGAAGTTTGTCGAGCTGAATCTTGATACGGCTGGCTCTGAAGACAAAGGGGGCTATGCCAAAGAACTCA contains:
- a CDS encoding Re/Si-specific NAD(P)(+) transhydrogenase subunit alpha is translated as MKVAVLRETCPGENRVALVPDLLPPLTKAGWQVLVEAGAGVAAGFTDSAYQAKGAEIVADRQAAFAQTDVVLQVRCLGANPEAGRADLDLIRRGQVLIGTCDPLGNPQAIQELAERGAVLFAMELIPRITRAQSMDVLSSMATIAGYKAVIQAADHLPKMFPMLMTAAGTLVASKVLVIGAGVAGLQAIASARRLGAIVQAYDVRPVVKEQIESLGAKFVELNLDTAGSEDKGGYAKELSEDQVRRQQEQLADVIADCDVCISTAAIPGRPSPLLITENAVQRMRPGSVIVDLAAERGGNCCLSQADQTVVEHGVTILGPTNLPAGVPQHASQMYAKNMVTFLLLMTKEGELEIDLKDEIIRDTLVAKDGQVQNSRLREMLGQEPLVLPPAEPPVDHLAGES